TGCCTGGAACTGCGTGCAGTTCGAGGTTGAGGTGAGCTCGCGGTACGTGTTCTGGCTCGGCACCCACGCTTCACAATCAAATTTGCGGGCGGCGGATGTGCCGAGGTCGCCCGCGGCGGTGTCGATCACGCGGTAGGGCACGTCGATGAGGTCCATCATCTCGCGCTCCATGCCGAGCAAACGCTCGTGCTCCTCGTAGGAGTCCTCGAGCTTGCAGTAGGAAAACATCTCGACCTTGTGGAACTGGTGCACGCGAATGATGCCGCGCGTATCCTTGCCGTAGCTGCCCGCCTCGCGGCGGTAGCACGCACTCCACCCGGCGTAGCGCAGGGGCCCATTGTCGAGGTCGAGAACTTCGTCGCGGTGATAGCCCGCGAGCGCGACCTCGCTCGTGCCGACGAGGTAGAGGTCGTCGTCCTTGTCGAGGTGGTAGACCTCATCGGCGTGCTCGCCGAGGAAGCCGGTGCCATCCATCGTTTCAGGTAGGACGAGGGTGGGCGTGATGACGGGCGTGAAGCCCGCGCGCGTCGCCTTGTCGAGGGCGGCGTTGAGGATCGCGAGCTCAAGTTGCGCACCCACCCCGGTGAGGAAGTAGAAACGCGAGCCGGAAACCTTCGCGCCACGCTGCATGTCGATCGCCTTGAGCTTCTCGGCGATGTCGAGGTGATCGCGCACCTCGAAGTCGAAGCTCGGGATCTCGCCGTGGGTCTCGCGAACCTCAAAGTCCTCTTCGAGCCCTTCTGGGGCGCCTTCCGCGATGTTGGGGATCGCACGCAGCGCCTTCTCGCGCGCCTCCTCAGCTTCACCTGCGCGCTGTTCGAGGTCCTTAACCTTCTGGCTCAGCTCCTTCGCCTCGGCAACGAGCTTCTGCTTTTCCTCACCTTTGGCCTGGGCGACTTTCTTACCGAAGGATTTCTGTTCGGCACGCAGCGACTCAAACGACTGCGTGGCCTCACGCCAGGCCTGGTCGGCTTCGAGCACGGCGTCAACAGTTTTGGGGTCGCGGCGGCGCGCCTTCTGGGCCTCGCGCACGCGGTCGGGATTCTCACGGAGCAGTCGCAGATCGATCATGTTTTCCAGGGTACAGTGCCACGCCGCCCCCGTATGCTGGAGCGGTGGAAAAACTACACGTTGGGGTCGTCGTCAACCCGTCAAAGCTCAAGGATGTCGCCGAATTTCGCGGCCGGGTCGTGAGCCACGTCTTCAGTGTGGACCCGGATGCGCAGGTGTCGTTCTACGAAACAACCGTGGAGGATCCGGGCTTGGGGCAGGCACAGCAGGCGGTGTCTGACGGCTGCTCGGTTGTCCTCGCGGCCGGTGGCGATGGCACGGTGCGCCTCGTCGCCGCGGGGCTCGCCCATACTGGCGTGGCGCTCGGCATCATCCCGATGGGCACCGGTAACCTTTTTGCGCGCAACCTCGACATTCCGATCGATAATCTGCGCGGCGCGGTCAGGGTTGCCCTCACGGGTGAGGCCCTCACGGCGGACCTCGGCTACCTCCAGCACGGTGAGAGCCTCGAGGGTGCGAACAAAGCGAAGGAAGAACCGTTCCTCGTGATCGCGGGTTTCGGCTTCGATGCGGTCATCATGGAAAATACCGATTCACGCCTCAAAAAGACCGTGGGCTGGCTCGCTTACGTAGTAGCGGGAGCAAAGAAGATCGTGGGCCGCGGGCAAAGCGTCGAACTCGAGCTCGATGGCCGCGCCGCGAAGTCTCTCGAGGCCCGAACCGTCATGATCGGCAACGTGGGGCGCCTTCCCGGCGGGATTACGCTCATGCCAGGCGCGGATCGGTCGAATGGTTCCCTTGAGATTCTTGCGCTTGATTGGAAGGGGGCGGCGGGCTTTTCCCAGATCCTCGGCCAGCTCGTGCTTCCCGGCGCACCGAAAACCCTCGCAAAAATCTCGAATCACCGTACGTTCCAGGCCCGCGAGGCTGTCGTGAGCACCTCGAAAGCTCTCCCCGTTCAAGTCGATGGCGACTATCTCGGCGATGCCACGCATCTCGTGACGCGTGTGGATGCAGGCGCTCTCGTGATCCGTTCGGCCCGCTGATGCGCGTTAGTCTCGCGCAATGAGCGCCTCGAGGCCCGCGACGAAACCGCGTGCCTCTTCGTAAGCGGTATCAGCATTGTGGTCCACAACGTAGGGCACGGAACCGTCGGCCCTACCGTACGAGCCGAGGAACACGAGGCGCGAACAGATGCGATGGAGGCCTCGCAGCGCGGAGGCCACGCGACGATCCTCGAGGTGCCCCTCGAGGTCGAGGGAGAAAGAGTAGCGGCCGAGCGCGTCACCGATGGGGCGCGATTCGATGCGCGAGAGGTTCACGCCGTTCGAGCTGAGAACCTCGAGCATCTCGAGAAGCGATCCGGACCGATCGTGGGCGAGGTGCGCAACGATCGTCGTTTTATCGGCGCCCGTGCGCGCCGGGATGAGACCGTCGCGTTCCACGAGCACAAAGCGGGTTTCGGCGCCTTTCGTATCCTCGATGCCCTCGGCGACGATGTGCAGTCCAAAATGTTCGGCGGCGAGCGGCGAGCAGATCGCGGCGGCGGTACGGGCACGCGGATCTGCGTCGTCAAGCTCCGCGATCTCGCGGGCCGCAGCTGCTGTGGAGAGCGCGGGCTGCGGTGAGGCGCCGGGAAGGTTTTCGCGCACGAACGCCTGGCACTGCGCTTGGGCGTGCGGGTGGGAGTACACGGCTTCAAGATTCTCGAGGCTCGACGGCACACGGGTCGCGAGCACAAACGTGATGGGAACGATCTGCTCGGCGACGATCGTGATGCCGCCGGTCGCGGCGAGCACGTCGAGGGTGCCTGAAACCCCGCCCTCAACGGAGTTCTCAATGGGGGCCATCATCGCGTCGACCTCGCTCGCGACGAGGTCGCCGATCGCTTCGGCAACACTGCGGTAGGGCACGAGGGTCTGCTCTCCGTCATCCGGTCGCACGGGCAGCGGACCCATGAGCGCCTGCAAGAGCGCCTGATGGGTGAAGGTCGTCTCGGGGCCGAGGAATCCATATCGCATGTCCCTAAGAGTACGGGTATGCGCATGATCGCTACGCTTGAGTCCATGCACGAGATCTCTCATGCGCGTACACGCGTTGCTGGCGCGGGCCTCATCGCCGCCTGCCTCGCGCTTCTCGCCGCGCTCATCCTTGCCCCGTCCCTCCACTGGGGCGGTCTGCGCAAAGATGCGACACCACCGGTCGACGGGGTGCACACGCTCTACGTCACGAGCGGTCTCACGTGGGCAGACATCACGAAAGAGGACACTCCTGCCCTGTGGTGCTTCGCCGAAAATTCTGGCGCTGCGGGCCTCGCCCTTTCGAGCGAATCGGTCATGCCCACCAAGCGGCAGGGCCTCGAAACCCTTGCGACGGGCGCTCGCACCCCGGCACTCGGGGATACACATGCAGCGGGAACGGGCGGCAGTCCGGGTGGGAAGGAATGGTCCGACGCCACCTCCGCGCTCACCGAAGCCGGCATTTCACTCGTCGATCTCGGCGATGTGGCAACGGACAAGGGCGTCAGCAGGTTCGCGCACGAACGCAGTGTTCGCGACATCGATGCGGCATTCGCGAAGCACGCGGGCGACTGTGGCGAGCGCGGGGTGGCACTCGCGAGCATCGGCTCCCTCAATCCCTCCCCCGAGCAGGCCTACGAGGTGGAGCACACGCGTGGCTACGATGCTCTCCCCACCCCTCTCAACCTGCAGGTGTACATCGATTCGCGCTGGGGTCCGGCGTTTCTCACAAGCCCGTCGACGCGCCAGGTCGGCGTCGTCATGAATCTCGACCTCGCGGCGAGCTTCACCGGCACGGAGCAGCTCGGTATCGGCCGAGCCGCCGTCGGAACCTCCACCACCAAAGGCGCCCAGATCGCGCACGCCCGCGAGGTCACCTTCGCCTCCCGCACCACCGAGGACTCCCTCGCCCCCCTGCTCGGCGTGATCGTCGCGATCCTGCTTGTTTCAGGTGCCCTCGCGCAGCGCGTCCCGGCGGCGCGGCATGTCGCGAACGTCAGCATTCTCGCGATCCCCGTGGGCTATACCTCGAGTATCGTCCCGCTCAGCGCCCTCATTAACCTAGGAGTTCATCCTCTTTTCGCGATCGCGGCGTGGACCGTGCTCGGCACGGCAATTTTCGGCATAGGGCTCACGTGGGGCGTCACGCTTCTGGGCTCCGCCCTTCCCGAACACAGTCGCCGGCTCCTCACCCCCGCACTGGCGGCTCTCATGACCGCCGGCGCGATACTCCTCGACGCCGCGCTCGGTTCACACGCGAGCTTCACGTCGCTGCTTGGCAATCAGCCCATCTATGCTGGCCGCTTCTACGGCCTGAGCAACCACATCACGGGCATTACCCTCGCGGCGTGGGCCCTCGGAGTGGGCATGCTCATCCACGCACTTCCGGCCTTCACCACCGGCAGACGGCCAGGCCCTGCGCGCGTGCTGTTCGTGGGCGGCACAGGTGCACTCGTGGGGTTCTGTTCGATCGCCCCGGGGATGGGGGCCGACGCCGGAAGCGCCCTCATCTACGCTCCCGTGACACTCGTCGCCTGCCTCGCCCTCAGCGGCATTCAACTTCGCCCGTGGCACGTTCTCGCGGCGCTCGCGGCGGGCACAGGGGTGTTTGCCCTCGCGGGCGCTCTCGACTACATGCGCCCCGCCTCCTCGCG
The window above is part of the Dermabacter vaginalis genome. Proteins encoded here:
- the serS gene encoding serine--tRNA ligase, yielding MIDLRLLRENPDRVREAQKARRRDPKTVDAVLEADQAWREATQSFESLRAEQKSFGKKVAQAKGEEKQKLVAEAKELSQKVKDLEQRAGEAEEAREKALRAIPNIAEGAPEGLEEDFEVRETHGEIPSFDFEVRDHLDIAEKLKAIDMQRGAKVSGSRFYFLTGVGAQLELAILNAALDKATRAGFTPVITPTLVLPETMDGTGFLGEHADEVYHLDKDDDLYLVGTSEVALAGYHRDEVLDLDNGPLRYAGWSACYRREAGSYGKDTRGIIRVHQFHKVEMFSYCKLEDSYEEHERLLGMEREMMDLIDVPYRVIDTAAGDLGTSAARKFDCEAWVPSQNTYRELTSTSNCTQFQARRLNIRERVDGALRPVATLNGTLGTTRFIVALLENHQQADGSVVVPEGLRPYLGGREVFEVQ
- a CDS encoding diacylglycerol/lipid kinase family protein, with the protein product MEKLHVGVVVNPSKLKDVAEFRGRVVSHVFSVDPDAQVSFYETTVEDPGLGQAQQAVSDGCSVVLAAGGDGTVRLVAAGLAHTGVALGIIPMGTGNLFARNLDIPIDNLRGAVRVALTGEALTADLGYLQHGESLEGANKAKEEPFLVIAGFGFDAVIMENTDSRLKKTVGWLAYVVAGAKKIVGRGQSVELELDGRAAKSLEARTVMIGNVGRLPGGITLMPGADRSNGSLEILALDWKGAAGFSQILGQLVLPGAPKTLAKISNHRTFQAREAVVSTSKALPVQVDGDYLGDATHLVTRVDAGALVIRSAR
- the pheA gene encoding prephenate dehydratase is translated as MRYGFLGPETTFTHQALLQALMGPLPVRPDDGEQTLVPYRSVAEAIGDLVASEVDAMMAPIENSVEGGVSGTLDVLAATGGITIVAEQIVPITFVLATRVPSSLENLEAVYSHPHAQAQCQAFVRENLPGASPQPALSTAAAAREIAELDDADPRARTAAAICSPLAAEHFGLHIVAEGIEDTKGAETRFVLVERDGLIPARTGADKTTIVAHLAHDRSGSLLEMLEVLSSNGVNLSRIESRPIGDALGRYSFSLDLEGHLEDRRVASALRGLHRICSRLVFLGSYGRADGSVPYVVDHNADTAYEEARGFVAGLEALIARD